The proteins below are encoded in one region of Aphelocoma coerulescens isolate FSJ_1873_10779 chromosome 4, UR_Acoe_1.0, whole genome shotgun sequence:
- the C4H4orf19 gene encoding uncharacterized protein C4orf19 homolog isoform X2 — MGCKCCKMIQSYIFDPEEVQSSGCIHEVNSYKHNEQGSNKSKFKENSENEEPKNELQKDEPNKTENKNPVNSATETLWNHRGNDSQEDGLVKCSAKFDVAVNGGNSCAEHSMLNPNTNPAKETSEKGISSQSEVSSASNRDFYTKSNRSGQETDLETGSHTKAASNVPNSIPDSQSAEDSIFLKGNSILETENNAVRLPDIDYPLNGNQTGNYVEKDSFSVNCAHSDQNNGASAIQDQGLCVTPPLSVKESSIEPFKTDSESLSEMLTGGITAVAVTKVTQAPTHTNHKDFNGGIEEEDAEVAAALAALEAATAGEDLEDDDEY; from the exons ATGGGGTGCAAGTGCTGCAAAATGATACAAAG CTATATTTTTGATCCAGAAGAAGTACAATCATCTGGATGTATCCATGAAGTAAACAGCTACAAACATAATGAACAAGGCAGCAATAAATCCAAATTTAAAGAGAATAGTGAAAATGAAGAACCCAAAAATGAACTCCAGAAGGATGagccaaacaaaacagaaaataaaaatccagtAAACAGTGCAACAGAAACTCTCTGGAATCACAGAGGCAATGATTCTCAAGAGGATGGCCTTGTGAAGTGTTCTGCAAAGTTTGATGTTGCAGTCAATGGTGGCAACTCCTGTGCTGAGCACTCCATGCTCAACCCCAACACAAACCCAGCAAAAGAAACCAGTGAAAAGGGAATCTCCAGCCAGTCAGAGGTTTCTTCAGCCAGCAACAGAGACTTTTACACCAAATCAAACAGGTCTGGACAAGAAACTGACCTAGAGACAGGCAGTCACACTAAGGCAGCCAGCAATGTGCCTAACAGCATTCCAGACTCCCAGTCTGCAGAAGACAGCATCTTTCTCAAAGGAAACTCAATATTGGAGACAGAAAACAATGCCGTAAGACTGCCAGATATTGATTATCCCCTAAATGGCAATCAAACTGGGAACTATGTTGAAAAAGACAGCTTTTCAGTCAACTGTGCACATTCAGACCAAAACAATGGTGCTTCAGCAATACAGGACCAGGGCCTTTGTGTAACCCCACCTTTGTCTGTGAAAGAGAGCAGTATTGAACCTTTTAAAACTGACTCTGAAAGTCTGAGCGAGATGCTTACTGGTGGTATCACTGCAGTGGCTGTTACCAAAGTCACACAGGCACCCACACACACCAACCATAAAGATTTCAATGGAGGAATTGAGGAGGAAGATGCAGAAgttgcagcagctctggctgcactggaagcagcaacagcaggagaAGACCTGGAAGATGATGACGAGTACTAG
- the C4H4orf19 gene encoding uncharacterized protein C4orf19 homolog isoform X1, which yields MRLKKIQMGCKCCKMIQSYIFDPEEVQSSGCIHEVNSYKHNEQGSNKSKFKENSENEEPKNELQKDEPNKTENKNPVNSATETLWNHRGNDSQEDGLVKCSAKFDVAVNGGNSCAEHSMLNPNTNPAKETSEKGISSQSEVSSASNRDFYTKSNRSGQETDLETGSHTKAASNVPNSIPDSQSAEDSIFLKGNSILETENNAVRLPDIDYPLNGNQTGNYVEKDSFSVNCAHSDQNNGASAIQDQGLCVTPPLSVKESSIEPFKTDSESLSEMLTGGITAVAVTKVTQAPTHTNHKDFNGGIEEEDAEVAAALAALEAATAGEDLEDDDEY from the exons ATGAG aTTAAAGAAAATCCAGATGGGGTGCAAGTGCTGCAAAATGATACAAAG CTATATTTTTGATCCAGAAGAAGTACAATCATCTGGATGTATCCATGAAGTAAACAGCTACAAACATAATGAACAAGGCAGCAATAAATCCAAATTTAAAGAGAATAGTGAAAATGAAGAACCCAAAAATGAACTCCAGAAGGATGagccaaacaaaacagaaaataaaaatccagtAAACAGTGCAACAGAAACTCTCTGGAATCACAGAGGCAATGATTCTCAAGAGGATGGCCTTGTGAAGTGTTCTGCAAAGTTTGATGTTGCAGTCAATGGTGGCAACTCCTGTGCTGAGCACTCCATGCTCAACCCCAACACAAACCCAGCAAAAGAAACCAGTGAAAAGGGAATCTCCAGCCAGTCAGAGGTTTCTTCAGCCAGCAACAGAGACTTTTACACCAAATCAAACAGGTCTGGACAAGAAACTGACCTAGAGACAGGCAGTCACACTAAGGCAGCCAGCAATGTGCCTAACAGCATTCCAGACTCCCAGTCTGCAGAAGACAGCATCTTTCTCAAAGGAAACTCAATATTGGAGACAGAAAACAATGCCGTAAGACTGCCAGATATTGATTATCCCCTAAATGGCAATCAAACTGGGAACTATGTTGAAAAAGACAGCTTTTCAGTCAACTGTGCACATTCAGACCAAAACAATGGTGCTTCAGCAATACAGGACCAGGGCCTTTGTGTAACCCCACCTTTGTCTGTGAAAGAGAGCAGTATTGAACCTTTTAAAACTGACTCTGAAAGTCTGAGCGAGATGCTTACTGGTGGTATCACTGCAGTGGCTGTTACCAAAGTCACACAGGCACCCACACACACCAACCATAAAGATTTCAATGGAGGAATTGAGGAGGAAGATGCAGAAgttgcagcagctctggctgcactggaagcagcaacagcaggagaAGACCTGGAAGATGATGACGAGTACTAG